In Canis lupus familiaris isolate Mischka breed German Shepherd chromosome 24, alternate assembly UU_Cfam_GSD_1.0, whole genome shotgun sequence, a single genomic region encodes these proteins:
- the CASS4 gene encoding cas scaffolding protein family member 4 isoform X7, translating to MKGAGVMDGAPKTLLARALYDNHPDCSYELAFCRGDILTILEQDVPESEGWWKCLLHGRQGLAPANRLQILPEAPADRPCPPFLRGLEEGLASSKETYQVPTLLKPLTPGPVYEHMKSWVEGPPPATAEIYEFPDPPASARIICEKTLTFPKQEPEKQQLYDIPASPKRAALGSMTSPPGRQSAAAMSAIATRQGSYSTLPSPQKSEWIYDTPVSPEKADGRNASLGSFVEESEPHTPPRYMSSFQNPPNSRARSLNPHLHKNVPMQKKLSLPEIPCYKFLAPRDTIPLDESAGYKVPSSFLIPRVEQQNTKPNIYDTPKVVAGGRRAATELGTVNGPSENTDCKSAWPSGQAPSLSPDPDRLSVSSCDSRASVVSSCSSTSTDSSSSSCSEDSGKELSLDPDLARETVAALQQQVAGSVAGLMLFVSRKWRFRDYLEANLGAIRTAAHRVEESLRAFLEFARGVQGSACNLSDTTLQARIRDQLQTISNSYQILLGTKESLDSCNWSLEVLVTDKVQNNPDDLERFVMVARMVPEDIKRFASIVIANGKLLFKQNCEKEDTLPMTPHAPLKLAKCLQLPQREIESYQSSVPVHKQKESVHSPELLKKNGTIIREPKLPNLEKTEKSISEGRLDENKNFEAQNPSSLSLSQQNPEKRFHLSEHCRLYFGALFKAIGVFNSTLSNSQPPEIFITQSKLVIMVGQKLVDTLCKETQERDVRNEILCGSSHLCSLLKNLALATKHAVLKYPSPAALGHLQAEAQKLEQHTRQFRGMLE from the exons acaCTCTTGGCCAGAGCACTTTACGACAACCACCCAGATTGTTCCTATGAGCTGGCTTTCTGCAGAGGAGACATCTTGACCATCCTGGAACAAGACGTGCCAGAAAGCGAGGGCTGGTGGAAGTGTTTGCTCCACGGGAGGCAAGGTCTGGCTCCTGCCAACCGCCTCCAAATCCTCCCTGAGGCCCCTGCAGACAGGCCCTGTCCCCCTTTCCTGAGAGGCCTGGAAGAAGGTCTCGCCAGCTCCAAGGAGACCTACCAGGTGCCCACCCTGCTCAAGCCCCTGACTCCAGGCCCCGTGTACGAGCACATGAAGAGTTGGGTGGAGGGGCCTCCACCTGCCACCGCCGAAATCTACGAATTCCCCGACCCACCTGCCAGTGCCAGAATCATCTGTGAAAAGACTCTAACCTTTCCAAAACAG GAGCCAGAGAAGCAGCAGTTATATGATATACCCGCCAGCCCCAAAAGGGCAGCACTTGGCTCCATGACCAGCCCACCAGGT AGGCAGAGCGCTGCCGCGATGTCGGCGATCGCCACGAGGCAAGGCAGCTACAGCACGTTGCCGAGCCCCCAGAAGTCGGAATGGATCTATGACACGCCAGTGTCTCCAGAAAAAGCTGATGGCAGAAATGCATCTCTAGGCAGCTTTGTGGAAGAATCAGAGCCCCACACTCCCCCCAGGTATATGTCCAGCTTCCAGAATCCTCCAAATAGCAGAGCAAGGTCCCTCAATCCACACCTGCATAAAAACGTGCCCATGCAGAAAAAACTCAGCCTTCCAGAAATTCCTTGCTACAAATTTCTGGCTCCCAGGGACACGATCCCCTTGGACGAGAGTGCAGGCTACAAGGTCCCTTCGAGCTTTCTGATTCCCCGGGTGGAACAGCAGAACACCAAGCCAAACATTTATGACACCCCGAAAGTGGTGGCCGGGGGCCGACGGGCCGCGACCGAGCTGGGGACAGTGAACGGGCCTTCGGAGAACACGGACTGCAAATCCGCGTGGCCCTCAGGACAGGCACCATCGCTGTCCCCGGACCCCGACAGGCTGTCCGTTTCCAGCTGTGACAGCAGAGCCAGCGTTGTGTCCTCGTGCTCATCCACGTCCACGGACTCCTCGTCCAGCTCCTGCTCGGAGGACTCAGGCAAGGAGCTCTCGTTGGACCCAGACCTGGCCAGGGAGACGGTAGCGGCACTTCAGCAGCAGGTGGCCGGCTCGGTCGCCGGCCTGATGCTCTTTGTCAGCAGGAAGTGGAGGTTCCGAGACTACCTGGAGGCCAACCTCGGCGCCATCCGCACGGCTGCCCACCGCGTGGAGGAGTCTCTGAGAGCATTCCTGGAGTTCGCCCGCGGCGTCCAGGGGAGCGCCTGTAACCTCAGCGACACCACCCTGCAGGCCAGGATCCGGGACCAGCTACAGACCATCTCCAACTCCTACCAGATCCTGCTCGGGACAAAGGAAAGCCTGGACAGCTGCAACTGGTCTCTGGAAGTCCTTGTGACCGACAAGGTCCAAAACAACCCGGATGACCTCGAGCGCTTTGTCATGGTGGCACGGATGGTTCCAGAAGACATCAAGAGGTTTGCCTCCATCGTCATTGCCAATGGGAAGCTCCTTTTCAAGCAGAACTGCGAGAAGGAAGATACCTTGCCCATGACCCCCCATGCACCATTGAAGCTTGCAAAATGCCTCCAGCTTCCCCAAAGGGAGATTGAATCATATCAGAGCAGCGTTCCTGTTCACAAACAAAAGGAAAGTGTACACTCCCCAGAGCTACTGAAGAAAAACGGGACAATTATCCGCGAACCG aagttgCCTAAcctagaaaagacagaaaaatccaTCTCAGAAGGAAGGTtggatgaaaacaaaaactttgaagCACAG aATCCGAGCTCCCTCTCCTTGAGTCAGCAGAATCCTGAGAAGAGATTCCACCTCTCTGAACACTGCCGCCTCTACTTCGGGGCGCTCTTCAAAGCCATCGGCGTGTTTAACAGCACCCTCAGCAACAGCCAGCCCCCCGAGATCTTCATCACGCAGAGCAAGCTGGTCATCATGGTGGGCCAGAAGCTGGTGGACACGCTGTGCAAGGAGACCCAGGAGAGGGACGTGCGCAACGAGATCCTCTGCGGCAGCAGTCACCTCTGCAGCCTGCTCAAGAACCTTGCCCTGGCCACCAAGCATGCCGTGCTCAAGtaccccagccctgcagccctggggcaTCTCCAGGCAGAGGCCCAGAAGCTGGAGCAACACACTCGCCAATTCAGAGGGATGTTGGAatga
- the CASS4 gene encoding cas scaffolding protein family member 4 isoform X6: protein MKGAGVMDGAPKTLLARALYDNHPDCSYELAFCRGDILTILEQDVPESEGWWKCLLHGRQGLAPANRLQILPEAPADRPCPPFLRGLEEGLASSKETYQVPTLLKPLTPGPVYEHMKSWVEGPPPATAEIYEFPDPPASARIICEKTLTFPKQALFTIPRPARASLPTLPSQVYDVPAQSRGPPALKEPEKQQLYDIPASPKRAALGSMTSPPGRQSAAAMSAIATRQGSYSTLPSPQKSEWIYDTPVSPEKADGRNASLGSFVEESEPHTPPRYMSSFQNPPNSRARSLNPHLHKNVPMQKKLSLPEIPCYKFLAPRDTIPLDESAGYKVPSSFLIPRVEQQNTKPNIYDTPKVVAGGRRAATELGTVNGPSENTDCKSAWPSGQAPSLSPDPDRLSVSSCDSRASVVSSCSSTSTDSSSSSCSEDSGKELSLDPDLARETVAALQQQVAGSVAGLMLFVSRKWRFRDYLEANLGAIRTAAHRVEESLRAFLEFARGVQGSACNLSDTTLQARIRDQLQTISNSYQILLGTKESLDSCNWSLEVLVTDKVQNNPDDLERFVMVARMVPEDIKRFASIVIANGKLLFKQNCEKEDTLPMTPHAPLKLAKCLQLPQREIESYQSSVPVHKQKESVHSPELLKKNGTIIREPKLPNLEKTEKSISEGRLDENKNFEAQNPSSLSLSQQNPEKRFHLSEHCRLYFGALFKAIGVFNSTLSNSQPPEIFITQSKLVIMVGQKLVDTLCKETQERDVRNEILCGSSHLCSLLKNLALATKHAVLKYPSPAALGHLQAEAQKLEQHTRQFRGMLE, encoded by the exons acaCTCTTGGCCAGAGCACTTTACGACAACCACCCAGATTGTTCCTATGAGCTGGCTTTCTGCAGAGGAGACATCTTGACCATCCTGGAACAAGACGTGCCAGAAAGCGAGGGCTGGTGGAAGTGTTTGCTCCACGGGAGGCAAGGTCTGGCTCCTGCCAACCGCCTCCAAATCCTCCCTGAGGCCCCTGCAGACAGGCCCTGTCCCCCTTTCCTGAGAGGCCTGGAAGAAGGTCTCGCCAGCTCCAAGGAGACCTACCAGGTGCCCACCCTGCTCAAGCCCCTGACTCCAGGCCCCGTGTACGAGCACATGAAGAGTTGGGTGGAGGGGCCTCCACCTGCCACCGCCGAAATCTACGAATTCCCCGACCCACCTGCCAGTGCCAGAATCATCTGTGAAAAGACTCTAACCTTTCCAAAACAG GCCCTCTTCACGATTCCCAGACCAGCTCGGGCCTCATTGCCAACCCTGCCTTCCCAGGTGTATGACGTGCCGGCCCAGAGCCGGGGCCCCCCAGCTCTGAAG GAGCCAGAGAAGCAGCAGTTATATGATATACCCGCCAGCCCCAAAAGGGCAGCACTTGGCTCCATGACCAGCCCACCAGGT AGGCAGAGCGCTGCCGCGATGTCGGCGATCGCCACGAGGCAAGGCAGCTACAGCACGTTGCCGAGCCCCCAGAAGTCGGAATGGATCTATGACACGCCAGTGTCTCCAGAAAAAGCTGATGGCAGAAATGCATCTCTAGGCAGCTTTGTGGAAGAATCAGAGCCCCACACTCCCCCCAGGTATATGTCCAGCTTCCAGAATCCTCCAAATAGCAGAGCAAGGTCCCTCAATCCACACCTGCATAAAAACGTGCCCATGCAGAAAAAACTCAGCCTTCCAGAAATTCCTTGCTACAAATTTCTGGCTCCCAGGGACACGATCCCCTTGGACGAGAGTGCAGGCTACAAGGTCCCTTCGAGCTTTCTGATTCCCCGGGTGGAACAGCAGAACACCAAGCCAAACATTTATGACACCCCGAAAGTGGTGGCCGGGGGCCGACGGGCCGCGACCGAGCTGGGGACAGTGAACGGGCCTTCGGAGAACACGGACTGCAAATCCGCGTGGCCCTCAGGACAGGCACCATCGCTGTCCCCGGACCCCGACAGGCTGTCCGTTTCCAGCTGTGACAGCAGAGCCAGCGTTGTGTCCTCGTGCTCATCCACGTCCACGGACTCCTCGTCCAGCTCCTGCTCGGAGGACTCAGGCAAGGAGCTCTCGTTGGACCCAGACCTGGCCAGGGAGACGGTAGCGGCACTTCAGCAGCAGGTGGCCGGCTCGGTCGCCGGCCTGATGCTCTTTGTCAGCAGGAAGTGGAGGTTCCGAGACTACCTGGAGGCCAACCTCGGCGCCATCCGCACGGCTGCCCACCGCGTGGAGGAGTCTCTGAGAGCATTCCTGGAGTTCGCCCGCGGCGTCCAGGGGAGCGCCTGTAACCTCAGCGACACCACCCTGCAGGCCAGGATCCGGGACCAGCTACAGACCATCTCCAACTCCTACCAGATCCTGCTCGGGACAAAGGAAAGCCTGGACAGCTGCAACTGGTCTCTGGAAGTCCTTGTGACCGACAAGGTCCAAAACAACCCGGATGACCTCGAGCGCTTTGTCATGGTGGCACGGATGGTTCCAGAAGACATCAAGAGGTTTGCCTCCATCGTCATTGCCAATGGGAAGCTCCTTTTCAAGCAGAACTGCGAGAAGGAAGATACCTTGCCCATGACCCCCCATGCACCATTGAAGCTTGCAAAATGCCTCCAGCTTCCCCAAAGGGAGATTGAATCATATCAGAGCAGCGTTCCTGTTCACAAACAAAAGGAAAGTGTACACTCCCCAGAGCTACTGAAGAAAAACGGGACAATTATCCGCGAACCG aagttgCCTAAcctagaaaagacagaaaaatccaTCTCAGAAGGAAGGTtggatgaaaacaaaaactttgaagCACAG aATCCGAGCTCCCTCTCCTTGAGTCAGCAGAATCCTGAGAAGAGATTCCACCTCTCTGAACACTGCCGCCTCTACTTCGGGGCGCTCTTCAAAGCCATCGGCGTGTTTAACAGCACCCTCAGCAACAGCCAGCCCCCCGAGATCTTCATCACGCAGAGCAAGCTGGTCATCATGGTGGGCCAGAAGCTGGTGGACACGCTGTGCAAGGAGACCCAGGAGAGGGACGTGCGCAACGAGATCCTCTGCGGCAGCAGTCACCTCTGCAGCCTGCTCAAGAACCTTGCCCTGGCCACCAAGCATGCCGTGCTCAAGtaccccagccctgcagccctggggcaTCTCCAGGCAGAGGCCCAGAAGCTGGAGCAACACACTCGCCAATTCAGAGGGATGTTGGAatga